In Actinomycetota bacterium, a genomic segment contains:
- the secE gene encoding preprotein translocase subunit SecE encodes MAEKKPVKAKGSGSAKKFFKDVRFELGKVIWPGREEIAASTVVVLSAMAFFAVFVGLIDVVFVNLIKLISA; translated from the coding sequence ATGGCGGAGAAGAAGCCTGTAAAAGCCAAAGGCTCGGGTTCGGCAAAAAAGTTTTTCAAGGATGTCAGATTTGAACTCGGGAAAGTGATTTGGCCCGGAAGAGAAGAAATCGCCGCATCGACGGTGGTCGTGTTGTCGGCGATGGCTTTCTTCGCCGTCTTTGTCGGCTTGATCGACGTGGTCTTTGTAAATCTAATCAAACTTATATCGGCGTAG